The genomic region GAAGTCCCCGTACCCCTGTCTCTCCAGCCTCATACCGTCACGAACCTTGGTCTTCCTGGCGTTGACGTTCCTTGTTCCGTTCACCACCATGGGGACCGGGCCGAAGGTGAAGGCGCCGCGCTTTCTGCCCTCGGTACTGGTTGTGAGCCAGTAAATCCCGTTTGCAAGAAGGGCGACGGTTATTTTTTCACCTTCATAGGCTTCGTAAGCCTTGCCTTCAAAATAAACTGTGACCTTCCTGGAAGGCTCCTTTTCGGTCAGGTCGAGCGGTCTCATGCTCCCACCTCTAGGATTTCACAATTGGCGCCCTTCTTTATACATTGATGCTTATAAACGTTAGGTTGACCAAAAATGGTGTAAAACCACTAGTTAAATACTCCTGCGGACTGGGACGATAAGTACATGCAGAAAAGGAAAAAGGAAACTCAGGCGGTCCCTTTGGTGAGAATGAAATCAACAACGTTCTCGACCTGGCTCTTGGCCCTGGCCTCGGTGATGCTCTTCTTGCCGGTTCTCTCGATGGAAACCTTCTTGAAGATGTCCTCGTGGAGCTTGACCACGTCCTCCGGCGGCCTGGTGAACATGCTGACTATCGCGATCACTATCAGGGTCACGAAGAAGTTGATGAAGAACACCGGTATGCCGTTGAACCAGCCGCCGATGGTGCCGAAGAAGCCCGGAGCGTCCGGGTTGAAGGCCCAGCCGTATATCTTCGCCTCGAAGATGACCTCGCTGATGAGACCGTAGGCCATTCCGACTATCGCTCCCTCCTTGGTCGTCCTCTTCCACCAGAGGCTCAGGACAAGGATCGGGCCGAAGCCGACCGCGAGACCGCCCCATGCGGTGGCGACCATCTGGTAGATGACCTTCGGGCCGCTTATGGCGAACCAGAGGCCGACGAGGGCAACCGCAGCGACGACGAGCCTCGATATGTTGACCATCTGCTTCTTGCCGAGCTCCCTTCCGAGGACCTTGTGGTAGAAGTCCCTGGCTATGGCCGAGGACGCGACGAGGAGCTGGGAGTCCGCGGTGCTCATGACTGCTGAGATTATACCCGCGATGACGAAGCCCGCGAGCCAGCTGGGCATGAGTTCAACCGCCATGGCGGGGATGACCTTCTCGGGGTCGCTGACTTGGAGCATTCCGGCGTGGTACATCGCGAAGCCCAGGAATCCTGCAAAGAACGCGCCCCAGAGGACGAGTATGGTCCAGGTACCGCTGATGAAGATACCCGGTCTCCTGAGCTTCCTCGGGTCCTCAACGCTCATGTAGCGGGTAACGATGTGGGGCTGGCCGAGGTAGCCGACTATCCAGGAGGCGTAGCCTATTGCGAAAACTATTGCCGCCATTCCGGTGGCGCCGCCGAATGGGTGCAGCAGATTGGGATCCGCGCTGGCTATTATCGCCGTGGCCTTATCGAAGCCGCCTATCTCCGAGAGCGCAAGGAACGGCACTATAATGAGCGTCAGCAGCATGAACATTGCCTGAACGACGTCAGTCCAGACGACCGCGAAGAATCCACCGGTGATAACGTATGCCGTCAGGATGATGACGGTTATGATGATTCCGGTGTTGTCGCTTATGCCGAAGCCCTCAGCGAAGGTCTTTCCTCCG from Thermococcus celericrescens harbors:
- a CDS encoding sodium/proline symporter, whose protein sequence is MNSGILLGFLVYLALLAYIGWWANRYTKTEDQYFVGGRKVHVLAATLSDKASDFSGWLMLGYPGAAFSSGLGAFWAGIGCLFGTLADYVLIGPRLRIYAGKFRAITVPDYLEARLKDDTKLIRILSALIIVIFMTAYVAAQFTAGGKTFAEGFGISDNTGIIITVIILTAYVITGGFFAVVWTDVVQAMFMLLTLIIVPFLALSEIGGFDKATAIIASADPNLLHPFGGATGMAAIVFAIGYASWIVGYLGQPHIVTRYMSVEDPRKLRRPGIFISGTWTILVLWGAFFAGFLGFAMYHAGMLQVSDPEKVIPAMAVELMPSWLAGFVIAGIISAVMSTADSQLLVASSAIARDFYHKVLGRELGKKQMVNISRLVVAAVALVGLWFAISGPKVIYQMVATAWGGLAVGFGPILVLSLWWKRTTKEGAIVGMAYGLISEVIFEAKIYGWAFNPDAPGFFGTIGGWFNGIPVFFINFFVTLIVIAIVSMFTRPPEDVVKLHEDIFKKVSIERTGKKSITEARAKSQVENVVDFILTKGTA